A stretch of Vibrio sp. B1FLJ16 DNA encodes these proteins:
- a CDS encoding D-alanine--D-alanine ligase — protein MIKNILLLCGGGSSEHEISLLSANFVEQQLKLIENIQVTRVEIKNEGWINDQGELVYLDLNTKHLCSDNANQTIDFIVPCIHGFPGETGDIQSLFEIAGIPYLGCGPEASSNSFNKITSKLWYDALGIPNTPYLFLTKNDEHAHTQAKQAFEKWGKVFVKAARQGSSVGCYSVTQEEALSDAVNAAFGYSDQVLVEKSVKPRELEVAAYEMNGQLHITNPGEVIAPDGAFYSYDEKYSSSSHSLTEVEAKNLTQEQIATIKQESETVFKQMKLRHLSRIDFFLTEDGEIYLNEVNTFPGMTPISMFPKMLENNGHKFHNFLADCIKNA, from the coding sequence ATGATTAAAAATATTCTTCTGCTATGCGGTGGTGGCTCTTCGGAGCATGAAATTTCATTACTGTCTGCTAATTTTGTTGAACAACAACTAAAGCTTATTGAAAACATCCAGGTTACGCGCGTAGAAATCAAAAACGAAGGCTGGATTAATGACCAAGGTGAGTTGGTTTATTTAGATCTCAATACAAAACACTTATGTTCTGATAACGCTAATCAAACAATCGACTTCATCGTTCCTTGCATTCATGGCTTTCCCGGCGAAACAGGTGATATTCAATCACTTTTCGAAATTGCAGGCATTCCTTATCTAGGTTGTGGGCCAGAAGCGAGCAGTAACAGTTTCAACAAAATAACGTCGAAGCTTTGGTACGATGCGTTAGGTATTCCTAATACACCATATCTGTTCTTAACTAAGAATGATGAACACGCTCATACTCAGGCTAAACAAGCATTTGAAAAGTGGGGAAAAGTATTCGTAAAGGCTGCTCGTCAGGGATCATCTGTAGGTTGTTACAGCGTCACTCAAGAAGAGGCGCTCTCGGATGCGGTTAATGCAGCTTTCGGATATTCCGACCAAGTTTTGGTAGAAAAGTCCGTTAAACCAAGAGAGCTAGAAGTTGCAGCTTATGAAATGAACGGACAACTACATATAACTAACCCTGGTGAAGTAATTGCGCCAGATGGTGCGTTTTACTCTTATGATGAAAAATACAGTAGCTCTAGCCACTCATTAACGGAAGTTGAAGCAAAGAACCTTACGCAAGAGCAAATCGCAACGATAAAGCAAGAGTCAGAGACAGTGTTTAAACAGATGAAACTTCGTCATCTATCTCGTATCGACTTTTTCTTAACTGAAGATGGTGAAATTTATTTAAATGAAGTCAACACCTTTCCGGGTATGACACCAATCTCTATGTTCCCGAAAATGCTCGAGAACAATGGCCACAAATTCCACAATTTCCTTGCAGACTGTATCAAAAATGCATGA
- a CDS encoding DUF3319 domain-containing protein — protein MAVTIYRGYRLQSNLEGNLWKVRLKNQVLQGTLTAVKKSIDWWCDTASIIEPKEFELLSPRYTNTSVEQSELFNGYTLRNDTGEKNAWYCMFNGKLIKGGKLAIQRYIEAYLAAKQKALLAQQQKK, from the coding sequence ATGGCAGTTACAATTTACAGAGGCTATAGGCTACAGTCTAATTTAGAAGGTAACCTTTGGAAAGTAAGGTTAAAGAACCAAGTTTTACAAGGTACATTAACTGCAGTTAAAAAAAGTATTGATTGGTGGTGTGATACAGCGTCGATTATAGAGCCAAAAGAGTTCGAGTTGCTTAGCCCAAGGTATACAAACACTTCAGTAGAACAATCAGAGCTTTTTAACGGCTATACTTTACGCAATGACACTGGCGAAAAAAATGCTTGGTATTGCATGTTCAATGGCAAATTGATTAAAGGTGGAAAACTTGCTATTCAGCGTTATATAGAGGCTTATTTGGCGGCGAAGCAAAAAGCGTTGCTGGCTCAACAACAAAAGAAATAA
- a CDS encoding universal stress protein has protein sequence MNYAHILVAVDLSESSKIVIDKAIKQARDSNSKLSFVYVDVDRVVLEPKKELDLLQELQELADQCGYPVNEIMVVNGDLHVKLKGLVKQSNIDLVVCGHHHNLLSRLFSSVPKVANSVEADMLVVYLQDE, from the coding sequence ATGAACTACGCGCATATATTAGTCGCGGTCGATTTATCTGAGTCTAGTAAAATCGTGATAGATAAAGCAATTAAGCAAGCAAGAGATTCTAACAGTAAGCTTTCCTTCGTGTATGTCGATGTAGACAGAGTTGTATTAGAACCTAAAAAAGAACTGGATTTACTTCAAGAACTACAGGAACTTGCTGATCAATGTGGCTATCCTGTCAACGAGATCATGGTGGTAAACGGTGATCTGCACGTCAAATTGAAAGGTCTCGTTAAGCAGAGCAATATTGATTTGGTCGTATGCGGGCACCACCATAACCTGTTAAGTCGATTGTTTTCTTCAGTTCCAAAAGTAGCCAACTCGGTAGAGGCCGATATGTTGGTTGTCTATCTTCAAGATGAATAG
- the vxrB gene encoding response regulator transcription factor VxrB, whose protein sequence is MKQTLLLVEDDKNLADGLLVSLEQAGYECLHVERIADVEPVWKKADLVILDRQLPDGDSVQHLSNWKKIKDVPVILLTALVTVKDKVAGLDSGANDYLTKPFAEAELFARIRAQLRAPDAADQDSADKVVTKELEIDRATREVTFKGEIITLTRTEFDLLLFLASNLGRVFTRDELLDHVWGYNHFPTTRTVDTHVLQLRQKLPGLEIETLRGVGYKMKA, encoded by the coding sequence GTGAAACAGACGCTGCTTCTCGTTGAGGACGACAAAAACTTAGCTGATGGCTTATTAGTTAGCCTGGAACAAGCAGGATATGAGTGTTTACATGTGGAGCGTATTGCTGATGTAGAGCCTGTCTGGAAAAAAGCCGATTTAGTTATTCTGGATCGACAATTACCTGATGGTGATTCTGTACAACATCTCTCTAACTGGAAAAAAATAAAAGACGTTCCGGTCATCTTACTTACAGCACTTGTTACGGTAAAAGATAAGGTAGCGGGTCTTGATTCAGGTGCAAATGACTATTTGACTAAACCTTTTGCTGAAGCGGAGTTATTTGCTCGGATTCGCGCTCAGCTAAGAGCGCCCGATGCCGCTGATCAGGACAGCGCAGATAAAGTCGTGACAAAAGAGTTGGAAATTGATCGTGCTACTCGTGAAGTCACGTTTAAAGGTGAGATAATCACTTTAACGCGTACCGAGTTTGATTTGCTACTTTTCCTAGCTTCAAACTTAGGCCGAGTATTTACTCGTGATGAACTGCTTGATCATGTATGGGGTTACAACCATTTCCCAACAACACGTACCGTTGATACACACGTATTGCAGCTGCGCCAAAAACTTCCGGGTTTGGAAATTGAAACACTGCGTGGTGTTGGCTACAAAATGAAAGCATAA
- the yciH gene encoding stress response translation initiation inhibitor YciH: MTLVYSTETGRIKPEEEKVSRPTGDGIVRIQRQTKGRKGKGVCIVTGLDLDDAPLKLLAAELKKVCGCGGSVKDGNIEIQGDARDKIKAHLEKKGMIVKLAGG; this comes from the coding sequence ATGACCTTAGTATATTCAACGGAAACCGGCCGTATCAAACCGGAAGAAGAAAAAGTTTCACGTCCTACCGGTGATGGGATTGTTCGCATTCAACGCCAGACAAAAGGCCGAAAAGGTAAGGGCGTTTGCATAGTAACAGGTTTGGATCTTGATGACGCTCCACTTAAATTATTAGCAGCGGAGCTTAAGAAAGTTTGTGGCTGCGGCGGCTCCGTTAAAGATGGCAATATCGAAATTCAAGGTGACGCAAGAGATAAAATCAAAGCACACTTAGAAAAGAAAGGTATGATCGTTAAGCTAGCTGGTGGTTAA
- a CDS encoding YoaH family protein, translating to MFDDLPPLSHEAQQQAVEQIQELMAKGISTAEAIKIVAKQIRADYAESQRQQ from the coding sequence ATGTTTGATGATCTACCCCCTCTATCACACGAAGCGCAACAACAAGCCGTAGAACAAATTCAAGAGTTAATGGCAAAGGGTATAAGCACAGCTGAAGCCATTAAAATTGTTGCTAAACAAATTCGAGCTGATTACGCAGAAAGTCAGAGACAACAGTAA
- a CDS encoding acyltransferase yields the protein MRPYLQSIENYRGLAIICIVAVHCFHYGMSTNSGAWLAFQNVFYGSTALFVFISGYMFHHVFYSRKSKVSDFYASKFKAVIVPYLVLGTLATSLLYVTGTGFYEADVQIDPRMLFNSEDTTFITTIKYMLTGRMLTAYWYIPFAFLLFSMTPLHIKFIELNGKYQTTIITVLCILSLLVHRSYENTNPFQMLVYFTPLYLLGCSFSKYRDILLLNAKVKLVALVFIIILLCIYEASIGHRGNYIKEMLVFGGIDTMFVQKVCMVLALFYLFEVYQFKNRILSLLAKTSFGIFFIHPWVLTILKRTPLYDYASNSETNIFFFILTLAFTLSVSMLIVLFVKAILRNKSYSQYVTGY from the coding sequence ATGCGACCTTACCTACAATCAATTGAAAACTATCGGGGCTTAGCAATTATTTGTATCGTTGCGGTTCACTGTTTTCATTACGGAATGAGTACTAATTCTGGCGCCTGGCTCGCTTTTCAAAACGTTTTTTACGGTTCTACTGCGTTATTTGTCTTTATTTCTGGATACATGTTCCATCATGTGTTTTATTCTCGGAAGTCAAAGGTTAGTGATTTTTATGCATCTAAGTTTAAAGCAGTCATAGTTCCGTATCTCGTTTTAGGTACGTTAGCAACGTCTTTACTATACGTAACGGGTACAGGTTTTTATGAGGCTGATGTCCAAATTGACCCGCGAATGCTCTTTAACAGTGAAGACACTACTTTTATAACGACGATTAAGTATATGCTTACGGGACGAATGCTAACCGCCTATTGGTACATTCCGTTTGCGTTTCTTCTGTTTTCAATGACTCCACTACATATCAAGTTTATCGAACTCAACGGCAAGTACCAAACCACTATTATTACAGTTCTGTGTATTCTATCGCTACTCGTTCATCGATCTTACGAGAACACCAACCCTTTTCAAATGCTCGTATATTTTACTCCACTCTATCTGCTTGGTTGTAGCTTTTCAAAATATCGCGATATTTTGTTATTGAACGCAAAGGTTAAACTAGTTGCGTTAGTCTTTATTATAATATTACTTTGTATTTACGAAGCCTCAATCGGTCATAGAGGGAACTACATCAAGGAAATGTTAGTGTTTGGAGGCATAGATACAATGTTTGTCCAAAAGGTCTGTATGGTGTTGGCTTTATTTTATCTGTTCGAAGTGTATCAGTTTAAAAACCGTATCCTGTCGTTATTAGCTAAAACTAGTTTTGGTATATTTTTCATTCACCCTTGGGTTCTCACAATATTAAAGCGTACTCCACTATATGATTATGCAAGTAATTCAGAAACTAATATTTTCTTTTTCATACTAACCCTAGCGTTTACTTTATCAGTAAGTATGCTTATTGTTCTTTTCGTTAAAGCTATTTTAAGAAATAAGTCATATTCTCAATATGTGACAGGTTATTAA
- a CDS encoding DUF2861 family protein → MKILLPVVLSLALVKPVHSMDWFQSNTPLTQAHQHLLEDDLSAMFTSLVELWQTEPNKELNSHLNELLGQSLTTDCGKALTGVTLPEWISGVNVIQQTIQSPGRDTFRLVIKLRATTDIDHISFRRWVDTSISADSSFGIEEMPKGSEIANERSFLKRYNLTGKLESGLYHLSVVAKDQKEYRTWVILGDSNSSQYVRWTSKENWKVEKSALRNPHCPLPQLEVGLYDYVEGQYEQVWKKTYESNYPDSLELAGVPNDRYVLAVSINSRRWQGDIIIEQAQTISRTYDLSQEE, encoded by the coding sequence ATGAAAATACTACTCCCTGTAGTTTTGTCATTAGCGTTAGTGAAACCAGTCCATTCCATGGATTGGTTTCAATCGAATACACCTTTGACGCAGGCTCATCAACATCTCTTGGAAGATGACCTTTCAGCAATGTTCACGTCATTAGTGGAACTCTGGCAGACAGAGCCTAATAAAGAGTTGAACTCTCACCTTAATGAGCTGTTAGGGCAATCTTTAACCACAGATTGTGGTAAGGCACTTACTGGTGTGACTCTACCTGAATGGATAAGTGGCGTTAATGTCATTCAGCAGACTATCCAGAGTCCGGGACGAGATACTTTTAGGTTGGTTATTAAGCTCAGAGCAACAACCGACATAGATCATATCTCTTTCCGCCGCTGGGTGGATACCTCAATTTCGGCAGACAGTTCATTTGGCATAGAAGAGATGCCAAAAGGCAGTGAAATTGCTAACGAACGTAGTTTTCTCAAACGTTACAATTTAACAGGTAAGCTTGAATCTGGTTTGTATCATCTTTCCGTTGTTGCTAAAGATCAAAAAGAGTACCGTACATGGGTCATTTTGGGTGATTCCAATTCAAGCCAATATGTCCGCTGGACATCGAAAGAGAACTGGAAAGTAGAGAAAAGCGCATTAAGAAATCCGCACTGCCCATTGCCGCAACTTGAAGTCGGATTATACGACTATGTAGAAGGGCAATATGAACAGGTGTGGAAAAAAACTTATGAATCCAACTACCCAGATTCATTAGAACTCGCTGGCGTTCCCAATGATCGATATGTTTTAGCCGTGAGCATCAACAGTCGACGATGGCAGGGAGACATAATCATTGAACAAGCTCAAACTATTAGCCGTACTTATGACCTTTCGCAAGAAGAATAG
- a CDS encoding bifunctional acetate--CoA ligase family protein/GNAT family N-acetyltransferase yields the protein MNKLHKLFKPDSVAVVGASQRELRAGHVVMRNLLQSGFGGAIMPVTPKYKSVLGVIAYPDIASLPFTPDIAILCTQSSRNEQLLKELDERGTQFAIVISDDAKVIDVSSLNIRVLGSNSLGIILPWHNFNCTFSPVAAKPGKIAFISQSAAVCTTVLDWANDKNIGFSSFISIGRGQDIDFADLLDHLSMDGHTEAILLYVDSIQDARRFLSAARAASRNRRILVLKAGRSKEVNAIEQQDGGTLDIIYDSAIRRTGMLRVSNTHELFAAVETLTHSVPLRGERLAIITNGGGPAVMAVDTLIERGGNLAKLDEASTEQLKSVLPPSWREVNPIDLSGDATKKRYADTVNALMNNDCADAILIMHSPSAVSDPLETAQAVIETIKSHPRQKHFNILTNWSGEQTSREARLAFTKAGIPTYRTPESAVVAYMHLVEYRRNQKQLMETPTTAEPLHSGSVDTAIEWANNQLLDKKTVSLDTHQTSPLFKLFGFNVLPTWIASDSIEAVHMAENIGYPVAVKLRSPDIPHKSDVHGVALNLRNSNEVSNASQSILDAVKLSYPSANVHGLLVQGMAKLGSAEELRISIVVDKVFGPVILLGQGGSEWNISQDAVAALPPLNMTLARYLVVVALKSGKIRLQKHRDALDITELSKFLVRISQMAVELPEIQRLDIHPVLVSGSDLTIIDADVTLARYEGDAQKRLAIRPFPAEFVETVTLRDGQPVLLRPILPEDEPLHAQFINSVSREDLYKRFFSEVGEFNHEALANFTQIDYDREMAFVAVAFDSNGPSIIGVARALITPDNSDAEFAILIRSDLKGKGLGKVLMNKIISYCKVKGTKQISGMTMPTNRGMLMLAQSLGFDIDVQFEDGTADMVLTLN from the coding sequence ATGAATAAACTACATAAGCTTTTTAAACCTGATTCTGTTGCGGTGGTTGGCGCATCACAAAGGGAGTTACGTGCAGGTCATGTTGTAATGCGTAACTTACTTCAGAGTGGATTTGGTGGCGCGATCATGCCTGTAACACCCAAATACAAAAGTGTATTGGGCGTAATTGCTTATCCAGACATTGCTTCCCTACCCTTCACCCCCGACATTGCGATCCTGTGTACCCAGTCTTCTCGTAATGAGCAACTCCTGAAAGAGTTAGACGAACGAGGCACCCAGTTTGCGATCGTTATTTCTGACGATGCTAAGGTCATTGACGTTTCTTCACTTAACATCCGGGTCCTAGGTTCTAATAGTCTGGGAATCATACTGCCATGGCATAATTTCAACTGCACTTTTTCACCTGTTGCCGCCAAACCCGGTAAGATTGCCTTTATCTCACAATCTGCCGCAGTCTGTACAACCGTTTTAGATTGGGCGAACGATAAAAACATTGGATTTTCTTCATTTATCTCCATAGGTCGCGGACAAGATATCGATTTTGCAGATTTACTCGATCACTTAAGTATGGACGGGCATACAGAAGCTATTTTGCTATATGTCGATTCAATACAAGATGCTCGACGTTTCCTTTCTGCTGCCCGTGCCGCCTCACGAAACCGCCGTATTCTGGTGTTAAAGGCAGGACGTTCAAAAGAAGTGAATGCGATTGAACAACAAGACGGTGGTACTTTAGATATTATCTATGATTCAGCGATTCGCAGGACAGGTATGTTGCGGGTGAGTAATACTCATGAGCTTTTCGCAGCGGTTGAAACCCTTACTCATTCTGTACCACTCCGCGGTGAGCGCCTGGCGATTATTACCAATGGAGGCGGACCTGCGGTAATGGCCGTAGATACATTGATCGAACGCGGTGGTAACTTAGCGAAACTCGATGAAGCATCCACCGAGCAGCTAAAATCCGTACTCCCCCCAAGTTGGCGTGAAGTTAATCCTATCGATCTTTCTGGCGATGCGACTAAAAAAAGATACGCAGATACCGTCAATGCGCTAATGAATAACGACTGTGCCGATGCTATTTTGATTATGCATAGTCCCTCAGCTGTTTCCGACCCGCTTGAAACTGCTCAAGCCGTGATTGAAACAATTAAGTCTCATCCAAGGCAAAAACACTTCAATATTCTGACTAACTGGTCGGGTGAACAAACCTCTCGAGAAGCACGCCTTGCATTTACTAAAGCAGGAATACCAACATATCGGACGCCTGAAAGCGCCGTCGTTGCCTACATGCACCTTGTAGAATACAGACGAAATCAGAAACAATTGATGGAGACACCGACCACGGCAGAACCATTACACTCCGGTAGCGTTGATACCGCAATTGAATGGGCAAACAATCAGTTGCTGGATAAAAAAACAGTATCATTAGATACTCACCAAACAAGCCCGCTTTTTAAATTATTTGGCTTTAACGTACTACCAACTTGGATTGCCTCAGATTCTATAGAAGCAGTGCACATGGCAGAAAACATTGGCTATCCGGTGGCGGTAAAACTTCGCTCACCTGATATTCCGCATAAATCAGATGTTCATGGCGTTGCTTTAAATCTGAGGAACAGTAATGAGGTATCTAACGCTTCGCAGTCTATTTTAGATGCAGTGAAACTCAGTTATCCCTCCGCGAACGTTCATGGCCTATTAGTACAAGGCATGGCTAAGCTCGGTAGCGCCGAAGAGCTTCGGATCAGTATCGTCGTCGACAAGGTTTTTGGGCCGGTCATTTTGCTTGGCCAAGGAGGTTCAGAATGGAACATTTCGCAAGATGCAGTGGCCGCTTTACCTCCTTTAAATATGACACTTGCTCGTTACCTCGTGGTTGTAGCTCTGAAATCCGGCAAGATTCGTTTGCAGAAGCATAGAGACGCATTAGACATTACAGAGCTTTCGAAGTTCTTAGTTCGCATATCACAAATGGCGGTTGAGTTACCTGAAATACAAAGACTGGATATTCATCCAGTGCTAGTGTCAGGTAGTGACCTCACCATTATTGATGCTGATGTTACGTTAGCGAGATATGAAGGCGATGCACAAAAACGTCTGGCTATTCGCCCGTTCCCTGCTGAGTTTGTAGAAACAGTTACTTTACGTGACGGACAACCGGTACTGCTTCGCCCTATTTTACCCGAAGATGAACCACTTCACGCTCAATTTATAAATAGCGTATCAAGAGAAGATCTCTATAAACGATTTTTCTCTGAGGTTGGCGAGTTCAACCATGAAGCTCTGGCTAACTTTACCCAAATTGATTATGACCGCGAAATGGCTTTTGTGGCCGTTGCTTTTGATAGCAACGGACCATCAATCATCGGTGTCGCTCGTGCGCTCATCACACCAGATAACAGCGATGCAGAGTTTGCAATCCTCATCCGTTCAGATTTGAAAGGTAAAGGACTCGGTAAGGTGCTAATGAATAAGATTATTAGCTATTGTAAGGTTAAAGGTACCAAGCAAATCTCGGGAATGACGATGCCAACTAACCGCGGAATGCTAATGCTGGCGCAAAGCCTTGGGTTTGATATCGATGTGCAGTTTGAAGATGGCACTGCCGATATGGTGCTAACTTTGAATTAA
- a CDS encoding conjugal transfer protein TraF translates to MKKQFKILTIAISTSLFANLSSAATYAIEARSDAMGGVGTVSATYLTAPFFNPALTAIYRRNDDAGMIVPSFGFSFDDQYGLIDEIDRISKLSDPVEINNALDEINGQKVNFDLGGVVAVGIPNRFLSATVYGKLYTESFVQPTIDKTGTDPLEDSYVQGVSIGVAEAGVSLAKYTNYMGQHLSLGITPKLQRVYTYSYATSFSNFDAADLRENETAETMFNLDAGALWFFGPYRVGISAKNLIGRDIETKSIQYNGDSIRSYQYSMRPVFTVGAGIVADYFTMSVDYDLNEEKRFSSFDDNTQMIRAGVEIDILRQMALRAGYMTNLARSNDEGTITAGIGLSPLNLVELDIAARYTNENAMGVSINFLATY, encoded by the coding sequence ATGAAAAAACAATTCAAGATTTTAACCATTGCTATCTCCACATCACTGTTTGCTAATCTATCTTCGGCAGCCACATATGCAATAGAAGCACGCAGTGATGCGATGGGGGGCGTTGGTACTGTGTCCGCAACCTATCTAACTGCACCATTCTTTAACCCCGCTCTTACTGCAATCTATCGTCGTAACGATGACGCGGGTATGATTGTTCCTAGCTTTGGATTCAGCTTTGACGATCAATACGGTTTGATTGATGAAATCGATAGGATCAGCAAGCTTAGCGATCCTGTTGAAATCAATAATGCATTGGATGAGATTAATGGCCAGAAAGTTAACTTTGACCTAGGTGGAGTAGTGGCCGTTGGTATTCCGAATCGGTTCCTATCTGCGACGGTATACGGAAAACTCTATACGGAATCTTTTGTACAACCAACTATTGATAAAACAGGCACAGATCCTCTTGAAGACAGCTATGTCCAAGGAGTAAGTATTGGTGTCGCAGAGGCTGGTGTCTCATTAGCGAAATACACAAACTACATGGGGCAACACCTTTCATTGGGTATTACGCCTAAACTTCAGCGTGTTTACACTTACTCGTACGCCACGAGTTTCAGTAACTTTGATGCCGCTGATTTACGTGAAAATGAAACCGCAGAAACAATGTTCAACTTGGATGCGGGTGCACTTTGGTTCTTTGGGCCTTACCGAGTAGGAATTTCTGCTAAAAACCTAATTGGCAGAGATATTGAAACTAAATCGATTCAATATAACGGAGACTCGATCCGTTCATACCAATACAGCATGCGACCTGTTTTTACCGTTGGAGCCGGAATCGTAGCGGATTACTTTACCATGAGTGTGGATTATGATTTGAATGAAGAAAAACGTTTTTCTTCCTTTGATGACAATACACAAATGATTCGTGCCGGTGTTGAAATCGACATTTTACGTCAAATGGCACTAAGAGCAGGGTACATGACAAACTTAGCTCGAAGTAATGACGAAGGTACTATTACTGCAGGTATTGGCTTGTCTCCGCTAAACTTGGTTGAACTTGATATAGCCGCACGGTATACCAATGAAAACGCAATGGGAGTATCGATTAATTTCCTTGCGACCTATTAA
- a CDS encoding SPOR domain-containing protein, whose amino-acid sequence MKKTAIIGLALLLSACASETYVTDTTSESYQEDYKQDVISKPIMASENAVVEKDVKPVIVKVPVKPEEKKVVKLAPQEEQAKPVKILPPTNKQPDAQRFGYTIQVAAVGSESKVAQYATKLPQNDQPIWENYKVVNNTKWYSILYGDYATSAEAQQAISTLPAQFQKLKPFVKSIDSIKSSAYPTLNKLN is encoded by the coding sequence ATGAAAAAGACCGCAATCATCGGCTTAGCCCTTCTTCTTTCCGCCTGTGCATCTGAAACCTACGTTACAGATACCACCTCAGAGAGTTACCAAGAAGACTACAAACAAGATGTAATATCGAAACCAATAATGGCGTCGGAAAACGCAGTGGTTGAGAAAGATGTTAAGCCAGTAATAGTCAAAGTTCCTGTAAAACCAGAAGAGAAGAAAGTCGTGAAACTCGCTCCTCAGGAAGAGCAGGCAAAACCAGTTAAGATCTTACCGCCGACTAACAAACAACCGGATGCTCAACGATTTGGATACACGATTCAGGTTGCTGCGGTTGGCAGTGAATCAAAAGTCGCTCAGTATGCGACTAAATTACCGCAAAATGACCAACCGATTTGGGAAAACTACAAAGTAGTCAACAATACCAAATGGTATTCGATCCTATATGGAGATTACGCAACTAGTGCAGAGGCACAGCAAGCAATATCAACATTGCCTGCCCAGTTTCAAAAACTGAAGCCATTTGTTAAGAGTATTGATTCGATAAAAAGCTCTGCGTATCCAACACTAAATAAACTAAACTGA